In Anoplopoma fimbria isolate UVic2021 breed Golden Eagle Sablefish chromosome 22, Afim_UVic_2022, whole genome shotgun sequence, a genomic segment contains:
- the dph3 gene encoding DPH3 homolog, producing the protein MSVFHDEVEIEDFEYDEDTETYSFPCPCGDRFTISREDLENGEEVATCPSCSLVVKVIYDQELFMSGEIIEASSSTETKLELVQS; encoded by the exons ATGTCGGTGTTTCACGACGAGGTGGAGATCGAGGACTTTGAGTATGACGAGGACACGGAGACGTACTCCTTCCCCTGTCCCTGCGGGGACAGGTTCACCATCAGCAGA GAGGACCTGGAGAACGGGGAGGAGGTGGCGACGTGTCCGAGCTGCTCACTCGTCGTTAAAGTGATTTACGATCAG gagtTGTTCATGTCTGGAGAAATCATCGAAGCATCGTCGTCAACAGAAACCAAACTGGAGCTGGTTCAGTCCTGA
- the LOC129111659 gene encoding putative claudin-24 produces the protein MDPSIPALELSGVLICGGAWLCSLATTLMSTWLTLSTDLLPTESYELGLWESCVVQDHGALECRPYDSLLGLPPDIKLARILMCVTLAAGLLGLLLAIPGMHLVNSCYDPLEDHRRKRALKMAAAVLCLVSGVLGLIPVSYIAHLTVLRFFDESLPEVVPRWEFGDALFCGWTAGVLHLVAGTLLLTSCLFLQMENCNAPAPIPVVRVMPGQPPIRTRSEYV, from the coding sequence ATGGACCCAAGCATTCCGGCTCTGGAGCTGTCGGGGGTCTTGATCTGTGGGGGGGCCTGGCTCTGCTCGCTGGCCACCACCCTGATGTCCACCTGGCTGACCCTCTCCACCGACCTGCTGCCCACGGAGAGCTACGAGCTGGGCCTGTGGGAGTCCTGCGTGGTGCAAGACCACGGGGCTCTGGAGTGCCGGCCCTACGACAGCCTGCTGGGTCTGCCGCCGGACATCAAGCTGGCCCGGATCCTCATGTGCGTGACGCTGGCGGCCGGGCTGCTGGGCCTCCTGCTGGCCATCCCCGGCATGCACCTGGTCAACAGCTGCTACGACCCCCTGGAGGACCACCGGCGCAAGAGGGCGTTGAAGATGGCGGCGGCGGTGCTGTGCCTGGTGTCGGGGGTCCTGGGGCTCATCCCGGTCTCGTACATCGCCCACCTCACGGTATTACGGTTCTTTGACGAGTCCCTGCCGGAGGTGGTGCCGCGCTGGGAGTTCGGGGACGCTCTGTTCTGCGGCTGGACGGCGGGAGTTCTTCACCTGGTGGCGGGAACGCTGctgctgacttcctgtttgtttctgcagatgGAAAACTGCAACGCACCTGCACCCATCCCTGTGGTGAGGGTGATGCCGGGACAGCCCCCCATCAGGACCAGGTCTGAGTACGTCTAA